In Streptomyces sp. NBC_00306, a single genomic region encodes these proteins:
- a CDS encoding fumarate reductase/succinate dehydrogenase flavoprotein subunit, giving the protein MQIPALTDAEELSCDVLVIGGGTAGTMAALTAAEHGSNVLLLEKAHVRHSGALAMGMDGVNNAVIPGRAEPDDYVAEITRANDGIVDQSTVRQTATRGFAMVQRLESYGVKFEKDEHGEYAVRQVHRSGSYVLPMPEGKDVKKVLYRRLRRREMRERIRIENRVMPVRVLTAEGRAVGAAGFNTRTGQFVTVRAGAVILATGAAGRLGLPASGYLYGTYENPTNAGDGYAMAYHAGAELTGIECFQINPLIKDYNGPACAYVANPFGGYQVNRHGERFVDSDYWSGRMMAEFAAELASDRGPVYLKLSHLPEESVAALESILHTTERPTRGTFHANRGHDYRTHDIEMHISEIGLCGGHSASGVRVDDHARTTVPRLYAAGDLACVPHNYMIGAFVFGDLAGEDAAQYRAYTGELPADQLTEAHELAYGPLRNPDGPPQPQVEYKLRRFVNDYVAPPKSGARLSLAVDHFERMRGEIAEMGATTPHELMRCAEVSFIRDCAEMAARSSLARTESRWGLYHERTDHPQRDDSGWLHHLDLRKSPSGAMEFTARPVEPYLVPVEEFTPVGGASRHIGEVSPEQVATAGPREAAPTGSRIAAPTSTSTPERAATDSPRILELVALADDQPELAALAPYLADPDPAVRRAAVATLTETAPDGTGPALAAALADADPGVRAVAAESLRELVETLPPEPALRTPLVAAVSSADPVVRAAALDLLRALRLGSTALFAPGLDDPDLGVRVETVRALVSVDAVRELTTAAADPAREVRVTVAKGLAAVTAPPADVLGPLTRLLGDPDVLVRAAAFQSLGTTGCPAEVAESAVEALDDPAWQVRAGAAASLGGAASGTAVPALAKALGDASADVRKAAVLALLRHPAAEEARAALATAVHDPDADVRAYAARA; this is encoded by the coding sequence GTGCAGATCCCCGCTCTCACCGACGCCGAGGAGCTCTCCTGCGACGTCCTCGTCATCGGCGGCGGCACGGCCGGCACGATGGCCGCCCTCACCGCGGCCGAGCACGGCAGCAACGTGCTCCTGCTGGAGAAGGCGCACGTCCGCCACTCCGGGGCCCTCGCCATGGGCATGGACGGCGTCAACAACGCCGTCATCCCCGGCCGTGCCGAACCCGACGACTACGTCGCCGAGATCACCCGCGCCAACGACGGCATCGTCGACCAGTCCACCGTCCGCCAGACGGCCACCCGCGGCTTCGCCATGGTGCAGCGGCTGGAGTCGTACGGCGTGAAGTTCGAGAAGGACGAGCACGGCGAGTACGCGGTGCGCCAGGTCCACCGCTCCGGCTCGTACGTCCTGCCGATGCCCGAGGGCAAGGACGTCAAGAAGGTCCTGTACCGCAGGCTGCGCCGCCGTGAGATGCGCGAGCGCATCCGCATCGAGAACCGGGTGATGCCGGTCCGGGTGCTGACCGCGGAGGGCCGGGCGGTGGGCGCGGCCGGCTTCAACACCCGCACCGGGCAGTTCGTCACGGTCCGCGCGGGTGCGGTCATTCTCGCGACCGGCGCCGCCGGCCGCCTCGGTCTGCCCGCGAGCGGCTATCTGTACGGCACGTACGAGAACCCGACCAATGCCGGTGACGGCTATGCCATGGCCTACCACGCGGGCGCCGAGCTCACCGGCATCGAGTGCTTCCAGATCAACCCGCTGATCAAGGACTACAACGGCCCGGCCTGCGCCTATGTCGCCAATCCCTTCGGCGGCTACCAGGTGAACCGGCACGGCGAGCGGTTCGTGGACTCCGACTACTGGTCGGGCCGGATGATGGCGGAGTTCGCCGCCGAACTCGCCTCCGACCGCGGGCCGGTCTATCTCAAGCTCAGCCATCTGCCCGAGGAGTCGGTCGCCGCGCTGGAGTCCATCCTCCACACCACCGAACGCCCGACCCGGGGCACCTTCCACGCGAACCGTGGCCACGACTACCGCACCCACGACATCGAGATGCACATCTCCGAGATCGGCCTGTGCGGCGGCCACTCGGCGTCGGGGGTGCGGGTCGACGACCATGCGCGCACCACCGTGCCCCGGCTGTACGCGGCCGGCGATCTGGCGTGCGTGCCGCACAACTACATGATCGGGGCGTTCGTCTTCGGTGATCTGGCCGGTGAGGACGCGGCCCAGTACCGGGCGTACACCGGTGAACTCCCGGCGGACCAGCTGACGGAGGCCCACGAACTGGCCTACGGGCCGCTGCGGAATCCCGACGGCCCGCCGCAGCCGCAGGTCGAGTACAAGCTCCGCCGGTTCGTGAACGACTATGTCGCGCCGCCCAAGTCCGGCGCCCGACTGTCACTCGCCGTGGACCACTTCGAGAGGATGCGCGGCGAGATCGCGGAGATGGGCGCCACGACGCCGCACGAGCTGATGCGCTGCGCCGAGGTGAGCTTCATCCGGGACTGCGCGGAGATGGCGGCCCGCTCCTCGCTCGCCCGTACGGAGTCCCGCTGGGGTCTCTACCACGAGCGCACGGACCATCCGCAGCGCGACGACAGCGGCTGGCTGCACCATCTGGATCTGCGCAAGTCGCCGTCGGGAGCGATGGAGTTCACGGCGCGGCCGGTGGAGCCGTATCTGGTACCGGTCGAGGAGTTCACTCCGGTCGGCGGTGCCTCCCGCCATATCGGGGAGGTCTCGCCGGAGCAGGTGGCGACGGCGGGACCGCGTGAGGCCGCCCCGACCGGCTCGCGCATCGCCGCCCCCACCAGCACCAGCACCCCGGAGCGCGCGGCGACCGACTCGCCGCGCATCCTGGAGCTCGTGGCGCTCGCGGACGATCAGCCCGAACTGGCGGCTCTGGCACCCTACTTGGCGGACCCGGATCCGGCGGTACGGCGGGCGGCGGTGGCCACACTGACGGAGACCGCCCCCGACGGCACGGGACCGGCGCTCGCCGCCGCGCTCGCGGACGCCGACCCGGGCGTGCGGGCGGTGGCCGCGGAGTCGCTGCGTGAACTGGTCGAGACGCTGCCGCCGGAGCCGGCGCTGCGCACCCCGCTGGTCGCGGCCGTCTCCTCGGCCGACCCGGTGGTCCGGGCCGCGGCGCTCGACCTGCTGCGCGCCCTGCGGCTGGGGAGCACGGCCCTGTTCGCCCCGGGCCTGGACGATCCCGACCTCGGCGTCCGGGTGGAGACGGTCCGTGCGCTCGTCTCCGTGGACGCCGTCCGGGAGCTGACGACGGCCGCCGCCGACCCGGCCCGTGAGGTCCGCGTCACCGTGGCGAAGGGCCTTGCGGCGGTGACGGCTCCCCCGGCCGACGTCCTCGGCCCGCTCACCCGGCTCCTGGGCGACCCCGATGTCCTCGTGCGCGCGGCCGCCTTCCAGTCGCTCGGCACGACGGGCTGCCCCGCGGAGGTGGCGGAGTCGGCCGTAGAGGCGCTGGACGACCCTGCCTGGCAGGTCCGCGCCGGAGCCGCGGCCTCGCTCGGCGGAGCGGCCTCCGGTACGGCGGTTCCGGCGCTGGCCAAGGCGCTGGGCGACGCCTCCGCGGATGTCCGCAAGGCGGCGGTGCTTGCCCTGCTCCGTCATCCGGCCGCCGAGGAGGCCCGCGCGGCGCTGGCGACGGCGGTGCACGACCCGGACGCGGACGTCAGGGCCTACGCGGCCCGCGCCTGA
- a CDS encoding ABC transporter ATP-binding protein produces the protein MTTPPETALAPAPVAHPGARLTLRSVALGRDGTAVLDGVDLDVAPGEILTVVGPSGCGKSTLLRTLAGLLPPLGGEVAQDGVPITTPRAERALVFQDDALLPWRTVRANVELPLAIQGVARAARRRTADAWLERVGLAGYGPTFPHRISGGQRQRVQLARALAGEPRAVLMDEPFGALDAQTRAGMQQLLVDVLRHTGATVVFVTHDVDEAVFLGDRLALLGTGRVLDVPRPREREAHSDPATVALRREVLASLGSTGSQ, from the coding sequence GTGACCACACCCCCCGAAACCGCCCTCGCCCCGGCCCCTGTCGCACATCCCGGAGCCCGGCTCACGCTCCGCTCCGTCGCGCTCGGCCGGGACGGCACCGCCGTGCTCGACGGCGTCGACCTCGATGTGGCGCCCGGTGAGATCCTCACCGTCGTCGGGCCGTCCGGCTGTGGCAAGTCGACGCTGCTGCGCACCCTGGCCGGGCTGCTCCCGCCGCTCGGCGGCGAGGTGGCGCAGGACGGCGTGCCCATCACCACCCCTCGCGCCGAGCGTGCGCTGGTCTTCCAGGACGACGCGCTGCTGCCCTGGCGTACCGTGCGCGCCAACGTCGAACTGCCCCTCGCCATCCAGGGCGTCGCCCGCGCCGCACGCCGCAGGACCGCCGACGCGTGGCTGGAGCGCGTCGGCCTCGCCGGGTACGGGCCCACCTTCCCGCACCGGATCTCGGGCGGGCAGCGCCAGCGGGTGCAGCTCGCCCGCGCGCTCGCCGGCGAGCCCCGGGCGGTGCTGATGGACGAGCCGTTCGGCGCGCTGGACGCCCAGACCCGGGCCGGGATGCAGCAGTTGCTGGTCGACGTGCTGCGGCACACCGGCGCGACCGTCGTCTTCGTCACCCACGACGTGGACGAGGCCGTGTTCCTCGGCGACCGGCTCGCGCTTCTCGGCACCGGCCGCGTCCTGGACGTACCGCGTCCCCGCGAGCGCGAAGCGCACAGCGACCCGGCGACCGTGGCACTGCGCCGCGAGGTCCTCGCGTCCCTCGGCAGCACCGGATCCCAGTGA
- a CDS encoding ABC transporter permease — protein sequence MTSRHLVRALSLAGALGLWQLLTAYDVNLWLRFEQFPTVTDVARAFGDRIGNGTYWQDLTDSLTRIVTGFVLAAVAGVAVGTAVARSRIAADLLGPVLEVLRPIPAIALVPVAILLFPSNEQGIVFITFTAAFFPVMVSTRHAVRALTPVWEEAVLTMGGGRARVLGSVVLPGALPGILGGLSVGIGVSWICVISAEMISGEYGVGYRTWQDYTVVDYPGVFVGMATIGLLGWLTSTAVEVLGRRLTRWLPRPAGDTVARPRTRTPALRRAARPDSLRGGVAP from the coding sequence ATGACCTCGCGGCACCTCGTGCGGGCCCTGTCCCTGGCCGGCGCGCTCGGTCTGTGGCAGCTGCTCACGGCGTACGACGTCAATCTGTGGCTGCGGTTCGAGCAGTTCCCCACAGTCACGGATGTCGCGCGCGCCTTCGGGGACCGGATCGGCAACGGGACGTACTGGCAGGACCTGACCGACAGCCTCACCCGCATCGTCACCGGTTTCGTGCTGGCGGCGGTCGCGGGCGTGGCGGTCGGCACGGCCGTCGCCCGCTCACGGATCGCCGCGGATCTGCTCGGCCCGGTCCTCGAAGTCCTGCGCCCCATACCGGCGATCGCGCTCGTGCCCGTGGCGATCCTGCTCTTCCCGAGCAACGAGCAGGGAATCGTCTTCATCACCTTCACCGCGGCGTTCTTCCCGGTGATGGTCTCGACCCGGCACGCCGTACGCGCCCTGACCCCGGTCTGGGAGGAAGCCGTCCTCACGATGGGCGGCGGCCGCGCCCGTGTGCTGGGCTCGGTCGTGCTGCCGGGCGCACTGCCGGGGATCCTCGGCGGGCTGTCGGTCGGCATCGGCGTCTCGTGGATCTGCGTGATCTCGGCGGAGATGATCTCCGGCGAGTACGGGGTGGGTTACCGGACCTGGCAGGACTACACGGTCGTGGACTACCCGGGGGTCTTCGTCGGCATGGCGACCATCGGCCTGCTGGGCTGGCTCACCTCGACCGCCGTGGAGGTGCTGGGCCGCCGTCTGACGCGCTGGCTGCCCCGGCCCGCCGGCGACACCGTCGCCCGCCCCCGGACCCGCACTCCCGCGCTGCGACGGGCGGCGCGGCCGGACTCTCTCCGAGGAGGCGTCGCACCGTGA
- a CDS encoding ABC transporter substrate-binding protein, which yields MTRTALLPRTALPAALAAALVVPFATGCGGDANAGDSGTVTVTVGYQSKTINTVTAGTLLRSLGYFEQELKARGARDGITYKVKWQDYATGAPITAQMTAGKIDIGSMGDFPLLINAARGKQLNRPTRLVSVTGYNLRGGLNTIVTEPGSRLSSLADLRGKKVSTSVGSAADGTLVRALQRADIDAEKDIHKLNQQPAVGASALQAGSADALSQFVAWPGLLAFQGRAKALYDGAELNLPTFHGVTAREEFAKKRPSVLEDFLRAQDKATEYLREQPVAAAESVAKATGLPPEVVYLYNGANGIATFDPTIKPALVAALKKDVPVLKSARLVGDVDVDAFVDDRYVKRALGTRYAQALATTAAPARSEVWLRSGTTRSFATPDQLLRHIAADTGAVRAAYVPDATTGTLWFADKAVWVADGPRLLPFVTPSAASVYIAGHPGARTLPYADALKQAS from the coding sequence ATGACACGCACAGCACTTCTGCCACGCACCGCACTTCCCGCCGCCCTCGCCGCCGCCCTCGTCGTCCCGTTCGCCACCGGGTGCGGCGGCGACGCGAACGCCGGCGACTCCGGAACGGTCACCGTGACCGTCGGCTACCAGTCCAAGACCATCAACACCGTCACCGCCGGCACCCTGCTGCGCTCGCTGGGCTACTTCGAGCAGGAGCTGAAGGCGCGCGGCGCCCGGGACGGCATCACCTACAAGGTGAAGTGGCAGGACTACGCCACCGGCGCGCCGATCACCGCCCAGATGACCGCGGGGAAGATCGACATCGGCTCGATGGGCGACTTCCCGCTGCTGATCAACGCGGCCCGCGGCAAACAGCTCAACCGGCCGACCCGGCTCGTCTCCGTCACCGGCTACAACCTGCGCGGCGGCCTCAACACCATCGTCACGGAGCCCGGTTCACGGCTGTCGTCGCTCGCGGACCTGCGCGGCAAGAAGGTGTCCACCTCGGTGGGGTCCGCGGCCGACGGCACGCTCGTCCGGGCGCTCCAGCGGGCGGACATCGACGCGGAGAAGGACATCCACAAGCTCAACCAGCAGCCCGCGGTGGGCGCGTCGGCTCTTCAGGCAGGCAGCGCGGACGCACTCTCGCAGTTCGTGGCCTGGCCGGGGCTGCTCGCCTTCCAGGGCCGGGCGAAGGCCCTCTACGACGGCGCCGAACTGAATCTGCCGACCTTCCACGGGGTCACCGCGCGCGAGGAGTTCGCGAAGAAGCGGCCCTCCGTGCTGGAGGACTTCCTGCGCGCGCAGGACAAGGCCACCGAGTATCTGCGCGAGCAGCCCGTCGCGGCGGCCGAATCGGTCGCGAAGGCCACCGGTCTGCCGCCCGAGGTCGTCTACCTCTACAACGGTGCGAACGGCATCGCGACGTTCGACCCGACCATCAAGCCCGCCCTGGTCGCGGCCCTGAAGAAGGACGTTCCGGTACTGAAGTCGGCCAGGCTGGTCGGTGATGTGGACGTGGACGCCTTCGTCGACGACCGGTACGTCAAGCGGGCACTGGGCACCCGGTACGCGCAGGCACTCGCCACGACAGCCGCGCCCGCACGCAGCGAGGTGTGGCTCAGGAGCGGCACCACGCGGTCCTTCGCCACCCCCGACCAACTGCTGCGCCACATCGCCGCGGACACCGGCGCGGTCCGGGCCGCGTACGTCCCCGACGCGACGACCGGCACTCTCTGGTTCGCGGACAAGGCGGTCTGGGTGGCGGACGGCCCCCGGCTGCTGCCCTTCGTCACCCCGTCGGCGGCGTCGGTGTACATCGCCGGCCACCCCGGGGCGCGGACGCTGCCGTACGCCGACGCCCTGAAGCAGGCGTCATGA
- a CDS encoding 4Fe-4S dicluster domain-containing protein, whose protein sequence is MPLAPQRADVPVTIDESKCIDGCTLCVDMCPLDSLAINPDSGKAFMHVDECWYCGPCAARCPTDAVTVNMPYLLR, encoded by the coding sequence ATGCCTCTGGCACCCCAGCGCGCCGACGTGCCCGTGACCATCGACGAGTCCAAGTGCATCGACGGCTGCACGCTCTGCGTCGACATGTGCCCGCTCGACTCCCTCGCCATCAACCCGGACAGCGGCAAGGCCTTCATGCACGTGGACGAGTGCTGGTACTGCGGCCCGTGCGCGGCCCGCTGCCCCACCGACGCGGTCACGGTCAACATGCCCTATCTGCTCCGGTGA
- a CDS encoding GntR family transcriptional regulator has protein sequence MPAERIRDHAVPVAAARRRLLRADRARQLADLLRHQVRTGGFPGGALPLEGAIGEEYRVSRNTVRQALDLLRTEGLIERQPGVGTVVVSEKYSHGLDRLQGLAETLHEHGDVTNEVRTVGPVTAPAPVARRLGLGEHSDVLCIERLRRLNGLPLSLDLTYVPMDLGTGLLGCDLEHTDVFRLLESLAGQPLGTAEITLEAVNADAHSAAVLEAPRGSAVLMLERLTHLADGRPVDLEFIRFRGDRIAMSGLLHRAL, from the coding sequence ATGCCAGCCGAACGCATCCGTGACCACGCCGTGCCGGTCGCCGCCGCACGACGGCGGCTGCTGCGCGCGGACCGGGCACGGCAGCTCGCCGACCTGTTGCGCCACCAGGTGCGCACGGGCGGCTTCCCCGGCGGCGCCCTGCCGCTGGAGGGGGCGATCGGCGAGGAGTACCGCGTATCGCGCAACACCGTCCGGCAGGCACTCGACCTGCTGCGCACAGAAGGACTGATCGAACGGCAGCCGGGCGTCGGCACCGTCGTGGTGTCCGAGAAGTACTCGCACGGCCTGGACCGGTTGCAGGGTCTCGCCGAGACCCTGCACGAACACGGCGACGTCACCAACGAAGTCCGTACGGTCGGCCCCGTCACCGCGCCCGCACCCGTGGCGCGGCGGCTCGGACTCGGTGAACACAGCGACGTCCTCTGCATCGAGCGGCTGCGCCGGCTGAACGGCCTGCCCCTCTCGCTCGACCTCACCTACGTCCCGATGGACCTCGGGACCGGGCTGCTCGGCTGCGACCTGGAGCACACCGATGTGTTCCGGCTCCTCGAATCCCTGGCCGGACAGCCGCTCGGCACCGCCGAGATCACCCTGGAGGCCGTCAACGCCGACGCGCACTCCGCCGCCGTGCTCGAAGCGCCGCGCGGCTCCGCCGTGCTGATGCTGGAGCGGCTCACCCATCTCGCCGACGGCCGGCCCGTGGACCTGGAGTTCATCCGCTTCCGCGGCGACCGCATCGCCATGAGCGGGCTGCTCCACCGCGCCCTCTGA